The following proteins are encoded in a genomic region of Rubrobacter xylanophilus DSM 9941:
- the dnaA gene encoding chromosomal replication initiator protein DnaA, which produces MQSRAEEVWNEVLDRVSEHINAPSLKVWFEGTRPVQLYEDGLEISVPNTFAKEYIESRFRPLLEEALDGVLGQEETSIIVSVGGQGRRAGREETSAETGAESVLSARTPRSLKAKYTFDSFVIGAGNRFAHAAALAVAENPGVVYNPLFIYGGVGLGKTHLLRAVGHYVEDQDPTMRVRYVTCEQFTNDFINSMRDNAPLEFQKRYRENDVLLIDDIQFLENKVETQEAFFHTFNALYEENKQIVIASDRHPKYLQTLENRLVSRFEWGLVTDIQPPDLETRIAILRKKAMMDRLEVDDEVLTFIASKVSTNIRELEGALVRILAYASLYGRQVTVALAEEVLRDILPDSDYREIPIELIQHEVCRYFGISKEDLVGTSRSKAFAYPRQVAMYLSRELTDESLPKIGKAFGGRDHSTVMHATNKIANLINSDRDTFNQIHEITYHIKSKR; this is translated from the coding sequence ATGCAGAGCAGAGCGGAAGAGGTCTGGAATGAGGTACTCGATCGCGTCTCGGAGCACATCAACGCCCCCTCGCTGAAGGTCTGGTTCGAGGGCACCCGCCCCGTGCAGCTCTACGAGGACGGGCTCGAGATCTCCGTTCCCAACACCTTCGCCAAGGAGTACATAGAGAGCCGCTTCAGGCCGCTCCTGGAGGAGGCCCTGGACGGCGTCCTCGGCCAGGAGGAGACCTCCATCATCGTCAGCGTGGGCGGGCAGGGCAGGCGCGCCGGCAGGGAGGAGACGAGCGCCGAGACCGGCGCCGAGTCCGTGCTCAGCGCCAGAACCCCGCGCTCGCTCAAGGCCAAATACACCTTCGACTCCTTCGTCATAGGCGCCGGCAACCGCTTCGCCCACGCCGCCGCGCTCGCCGTCGCGGAGAACCCCGGCGTCGTCTACAACCCGCTCTTCATCTACGGGGGGGTGGGGCTCGGCAAGACGCATCTCCTGCGGGCGGTGGGACACTACGTCGAGGACCAGGACCCTACCATGCGGGTCCGCTACGTCACCTGCGAGCAGTTCACAAACGACTTCATAAACTCCATGCGGGACAACGCCCCGCTGGAGTTTCAGAAGCGCTACCGGGAGAACGACGTCCTCCTCATAGACGACATACAGTTCCTCGAGAACAAGGTGGAGACCCAGGAGGCCTTCTTCCACACCTTCAACGCCCTCTACGAGGAGAACAAGCAGATAGTCATCGCCTCCGACCGGCACCCCAAATACCTCCAGACGCTGGAGAACCGGCTCGTGAGCCGCTTCGAGTGGGGGCTGGTCACGGACATCCAGCCCCCGGACCTGGAGACCAGGATCGCCATCCTCCGCAAAAAGGCCATGATGGACCGGCTGGAGGTGGACGACGAGGTGCTCACCTTTATCGCCTCCAAGGTCTCCACAAACATCCGCGAGCTGGAGGGAGCGCTCGTCCGCATCCTCGCCTACGCCTCCCTCTACGGCCGGCAGGTGACCGTCGCGCTGGCTGAGGAGGTCCTGCGCGACATACTCCCCGACTCGGACTACCGCGAGATCCCGATCGAGCTCATCCAGCACGAGGTGTGCCGCTACTTCGGCATCTCCAAGGAAGACCTGGTCGGTACCAGCCGCTCCAAGGCCTTCGCCTATCCCAGACAGGTCGCCATGTACCTCTCCAGAGAGCTCACCGACGAGTCCCTCCCCAAGATAGGCAAGGCCTTCGGCGGCCGAGACCACTCCACCGTCATGCACGCAACCAACAAGATCGCCAACCTCATAAACAGCGACCGTGATACCTTCAACCAGATACACGAGATCACCTACCACATAAAAAGCAAAAGATGA
- the dnaN gene encoding DNA polymerase III subunit beta, translated as MRAVCNTGVLAGKLALVSRGVSTRSPVQVLSGVLLEAREGRLELSATDMELSIRTRSPAEVEEAGRLVIPARIFSDIVRSLPEGMISIEHDVESGAAVLRSRENEYRIRAYAAEDFPALPEFSEEGSFRVSGEALVETVQKVSSSYSRDETRPVLTGILISFEDSRLRMVTTDSYRLSIKETELATTFEGKREAIIPARAMQEVGRIFSGSDEEQIEVQLSENQALFRVGDVLLGTKLIAGNFPEYRRLLPAAFEREISVNRDEIVGSLRRVNLFAQRQTPPVPVSLVFSEGSVEVVVRSGEVGEAHERIPASSEDDFTISFNPGYLLDGISAVDTEKVVFKFNEPLKPGLIVPNGEEEPDFRYLIMPMRDPSRA; from the coding sequence GTGAGGGCCGTTTGCAACACAGGAGTTCTGGCCGGGAAGCTCGCCCTGGTGTCCCGGGGGGTTTCCACGAGGTCCCCGGTACAGGTGCTGAGCGGGGTGCTGTTAGAGGCGCGTGAGGGGAGGCTCGAGCTCTCTGCGACGGACATGGAGCTCTCTATCCGGACCCGCTCTCCGGCCGAGGTGGAGGAGGCGGGCAGGCTGGTCATTCCGGCGCGCATCTTCAGCGACATCGTGCGTTCGCTGCCGGAGGGGATGATCTCCATAGAGCACGACGTGGAGTCCGGAGCCGCCGTGCTCCGCTCCCGGGAGAACGAGTACCGCATCCGGGCTTACGCCGCGGAGGACTTCCCCGCGCTGCCGGAGTTCTCGGAGGAGGGCTCCTTCAGGGTTTCGGGCGAGGCGCTGGTGGAGACCGTGCAGAAGGTCTCCAGCTCCTACTCCCGGGACGAGACCCGTCCCGTCCTGACCGGCATCCTCATAAGCTTCGAGGACTCCCGGCTCAGGATGGTCACCACCGACTCCTACCGGCTCAGCATAAAAGAGACCGAGCTTGCGACCACCTTCGAGGGGAAGCGGGAGGCCATAATCCCGGCCCGGGCGATGCAGGAGGTCGGCAGGATCTTCTCCGGCTCCGACGAGGAGCAGATAGAGGTGCAGCTCTCCGAGAACCAGGCCCTCTTCCGCGTCGGGGACGTGCTGCTCGGCACCAAGCTCATAGCCGGCAACTTCCCCGAGTACCGCCGGCTCTTGCCGGCGGCCTTCGAGCGCGAGATCTCCGTGAACCGCGACGAGATCGTGGGGAGCCTCCGGCGCGTCAACCTCTTCGCCCAGCGGCAGACCCCGCCCGTTCCCGTGAGCCTCGTCTTCTCCGAGGGGTCGGTGGAGGTGGTGGTGCGCAGCGGCGAGGTGGGGGAGGCCCACGAGCGCATCCCGGCCAGCAGCGAGGACGACTTCACCATCTCCTTCAACCCCGGCTACCTCCTGGACGGCATCTCCGCGGTCGACACCGAGAAGGTCGTCTTCAAGTTCAACGAGCCTCTCAAGCCCGGCCTGATCGTGCCCAACGGGGAGGAGGAGCCTGACTTCCGCTACCTGATTATGCCGATGAGGGATCCCTCCCGCGCCTGA
- a CDS encoding RNA-binding S4 domain-containing protein, producing MKVPAGITLGQALKLARVVGSGGEAKLVIRAGEVRVNGEVETRRGRRLRAGDVVEVGGERLEAS from the coding sequence ATGAAGGTCCCGGCCGGCATAACGCTCGGCCAGGCCCTCAAGCTGGCGAGGGTCGTGGGCTCCGGCGGCGAGGCGAAGCTCGTGATACGGGCCGGAGAGGTGCGGGTGAACGGTGAGGTGGAGACGCGCCGCGGCCGCAGGCTGCGCGCGGGCGACGTCGTGGAGGTGGGGGGAGAGCGTCTGGAGGCCTCTTGA
- the recF gene encoding DNA replication/repair protein RecF (All proteins in this family for which functions are known are DNA-binding proteins that assist the filamentation of RecA onto DNA for the initiation of recombination or recombinational repair.), with product MSAHIRAIRLVNFRNYAGATALLSPGLNVLVGENAQGKTNLLEALAFVVSGSSPRTPNDSEVVRWGEGFVRVEARVVDGGHERRLAVGYAPGSRKRLTVDGAPVESLARYAAGVAGVRAVTFFPDDLRVVKGSPSDRRSFLDALLSSLRPAYARAAAEYARAVQQRNQLLRRIRDGLSSERTLATWDRKVVELGLVLLEGRAAAAAPLDEHFRASMRALYGPQKAAVGYSYSATPERYAQALREAHSADIERGITSVGPHRDDLRILLEGVDLTTYGSQGQQRLATLALKFAARDYIRDATGQDPVLLFDDVMSELDERRRDYLAGCFLESTQAVISTTNLRYFEPGALRRARVLGISGGSISQTTKSGVDNGG from the coding sequence TTGAGCGCCCACATCCGGGCCATCCGGCTCGTGAACTTCCGGAACTACGCCGGCGCGACGGCGCTCCTCTCGCCGGGGCTCAACGTGCTCGTCGGGGAGAACGCCCAGGGGAAGACGAACCTCCTCGAGGCGCTGGCCTTCGTCGTCTCCGGCTCCTCGCCCCGCACGCCCAACGACTCGGAGGTCGTCCGCTGGGGGGAGGGGTTCGTGCGGGTAGAGGCCCGGGTGGTCGACGGAGGGCACGAGCGCCGGTTGGCCGTGGGCTACGCCCCCGGCAGCAGGAAGCGCCTCACCGTGGACGGCGCTCCCGTGGAGTCGCTGGCCCGCTACGCTGCCGGGGTTGCGGGCGTGCGGGCGGTGACCTTCTTCCCGGACGACCTCCGGGTCGTAAAGGGTTCTCCCTCGGACCGCAGGTCTTTCCTCGACGCCCTGCTCTCCTCCCTGCGGCCGGCCTACGCCCGGGCGGCGGCCGAGTACGCCAGGGCCGTCCAGCAGCGCAACCAGCTGCTGCGGCGCATCCGCGACGGCCTCTCCTCGGAGCGGACGCTCGCCACCTGGGACCGGAAGGTCGTGGAGCTGGGGCTCGTGCTGCTAGAGGGGCGCGCCGCGGCCGCAGCGCCCCTCGACGAGCACTTCAGAGCCTCCATGAGGGCCCTGTACGGCCCCCAGAAGGCCGCCGTGGGCTACTCCTATAGCGCGACACCCGAGCGCTACGCGCAGGCCCTCAGAGAGGCTCACAGCGCCGACATAGAGCGCGGCATCACCTCCGTAGGACCGCACAGGGACGACCTCAGGATCCTGCTCGAGGGCGTCGACCTCACCACCTACGGCTCCCAGGGCCAGCAGCGGCTCGCCACCCTGGCCCTCAAGTTCGCCGCCCGGGACTACATCCGCGACGCCACCGGGCAGGACCCCGTGCTGCTCTTCGACGACGTCATGAGCGAGCTCGACGAGCGCCGCAGGGACTACCTCGCCGGTTGCTTCCTCGAGAGCACCCAGGCCGTCATCTCCACCACCAACCTCCGGTACTTCGAGCCGGGCGCCCTGCGGCGCGCCCGCGTCCTCGGCATATCTGGTGGTTCGATATCCCAGACTACAAAAAGTGGTGTAGACAACGGGGGCTGA
- the gyrB gene encoding DNA topoisomerase (ATP-hydrolyzing) subunit B, whose product MVARTAAKHSKSDYDASSIQVLEGLEAVKRRPGMYIGSTGPRGLHHLVWEIVDNSIDEALAGYCTEISVTVHPDNSVTVSDDGRGMPVGVMEKYGKSAAEVIMTTLHAGGKFDGQTYKVSGGLHGVGASVVNALSEWLELEIRRDGHLWTQRYERGFPVTGLERGRKLGKREGTGTTVRFRPDPQIFETVEFSFDTLSRRFRESAFLNKGLRIRLADEREEGREVVYRYEGGIKDFVAHINEAKDPVHKTILYFHREEEAGDVEVAMQWNSGYQDSVFTFANNINTHEGGTHLSGFRAALTRTINEYARQKGLLKEKEENLTGDDIREGLAAVISVKLREPQFEGQTKTKLGNTEIKGLVESATNRHLAEFLEENPGQARAIVTKAINASRARLAASKARKAIRKGYLESSTLPGKLADCSSKDPARSELYIVEGDSAGGSAKQGRDRNFQAILPLRGKILNVEKANINKVLSNAEIQAMISAIGAGVGDSFNIEEARYHKIVIMTDADVDGSHIRTLVLTFLYRNMPELIEAGYVYIAQPPLYKITHNRRDVYVYSDAELQETLRRLRADGSATVSRFKGLGEMNPQQLWETTMDPANRTLLQVTIDSAATADELFTALMGDKVEPRKAFIEANAREAKNIDA is encoded by the coding sequence TTGGTAGCCAGGACCGCAGCCAAGCATTCCAAGAGCGACTACGATGCAAGCTCCATCCAGGTTCTGGAGGGGCTTGAGGCCGTCAAGCGGCGGCCGGGGATGTACATCGGCTCCACCGGGCCGCGGGGGCTGCACCACCTCGTATGGGAGATCGTGGACAACTCCATAGACGAGGCCCTCGCCGGGTACTGCACGGAGATAAGCGTCACCGTGCACCCGGACAACTCCGTGACCGTCTCCGACGACGGGCGCGGCATGCCGGTGGGGGTCATGGAGAAGTACGGCAAGTCCGCCGCCGAGGTCATCATGACCACGCTGCACGCCGGCGGCAAGTTCGACGGCCAGACCTACAAGGTCTCCGGCGGCCTGCACGGCGTGGGGGCCTCGGTGGTAAACGCCCTCTCGGAGTGGCTGGAGCTCGAGATAAGGCGCGACGGCCACCTCTGGACCCAGCGCTACGAGCGGGGCTTCCCCGTCACCGGGCTCGAGCGGGGCAGGAAGCTCGGCAAGCGGGAGGGGACGGGCACGACCGTGAGGTTTCGGCCCGACCCCCAGATCTTCGAGACCGTCGAGTTCTCCTTCGACACCCTGAGCCGCCGCTTCAGGGAGTCCGCCTTTCTCAACAAGGGGCTCAGGATAAGGCTCGCCGACGAGCGGGAGGAGGGGCGCGAGGTCGTCTACCGCTACGAGGGGGGCATAAAGGACTTCGTGGCCCACATAAACGAGGCCAAGGACCCGGTCCACAAGACCATCCTCTACTTCCACCGGGAGGAGGAGGCCGGCGACGTGGAGGTCGCCATGCAGTGGAACTCCGGGTACCAGGACTCGGTTTTCACCTTTGCCAACAACATCAACACCCACGAGGGCGGCACGCACCTCTCGGGCTTCAGGGCCGCGCTGACCAGGACCATCAACGAGTACGCCCGTCAGAAGGGGCTGCTCAAGGAGAAGGAGGAGAACCTCACCGGCGACGACATCCGGGAGGGGCTTGCGGCGGTCATCTCCGTCAAGCTGCGCGAGCCGCAGTTCGAGGGGCAGACCAAGACCAAGCTGGGGAACACCGAGATAAAGGGGCTCGTCGAGAGCGCCACCAACCGGCATCTGGCCGAGTTTCTGGAGGAGAACCCGGGCCAGGCGCGGGCCATCGTGACCAAGGCCATAAACGCGAGCCGGGCGCGCCTTGCGGCCAGCAAGGCCCGCAAGGCCATAAGAAAGGGGTATCTGGAGAGCTCCACGCTCCCCGGCAAGCTCGCCGACTGCTCCTCCAAGGACCCGGCCAGGAGCGAGCTGTACATCGTGGAGGGCGATTCGGCGGGCGGGTCGGCCAAGCAGGGCAGGGACCGCAACTTCCAGGCCATCCTGCCGCTGCGCGGCAAGATCCTCAACGTCGAGAAGGCCAACATAAACAAGGTGCTCTCCAACGCCGAGATACAGGCCATGATCAGCGCGATCGGGGCCGGCGTGGGCGACTCGTTCAACATCGAGGAGGCGCGCTACCACAAGATCGTCATCATGACCGACGCCGACGTGGACGGCAGCCACATAAGGACGCTCGTTCTGACCTTCCTCTACCGGAACATGCCCGAGCTCATAGAGGCCGGCTACGTCTACATCGCGCAGCCTCCGCTCTACAAGATCACCCACAACCGGCGCGACGTCTACGTCTACAGCGACGCCGAGCTGCAGGAGACCCTGCGGCGGCTGCGGGCCGACGGCAGCGCCACCGTCTCGCGCTTCAAGGGGCTCGGGGAGATGAACCCGCAGCAGCTCTGGGAGACCACCATGGACCCGGCCAACCGGACGCTGCTGCAGGTCACCATCGACTCCGCGGCCACCGCCGACGAGCTCTTCACCGCGCTCATGGGCGACAAGGTAGAGCCGCGCAAGGCGTTTATAGAGGCGAACGCCAGGGAGGCGAAGAACATAGATGCTTGA
- the gyrA gene encoding DNA gyrase subunit A, which produces MLDTFSGNIQPHSIEDEIRSSFLSYAMSVIVSRALPDVRDGLKPVHRRVLYAMHDLGLQPNRPYRKSATVVGEVIGKYHPHGDAAVYDTLVRLAQDFSMRHPLVDGQGNFGSVDGDPAAAMRYTEARLTRIATEMLRDINADTVNFVPNFDESQREPEVLPARFPNLLVNGADGIAVGMATKIPPHNLGEVIDATVALIEDPELDDEGLARYIKGPDFPTGGIVVGTRGIREAIRTGRGSVRVRAKAHTEQIKGNRTQIVVTELPYQVNKAQLLQKIAELVKDRKISDIADLRDESDRGGMRIVIELKREAVPKVVLNNLFKHTQMQQSFGVNLVALVDGVPKTLSYKEALRHYIAHQFEVVTRRTRHELGRARARAHILEGLLIALSNLDEVVETIRRSRNVETARRNLVKRFRLSERQAQAILDLRLQRLTALERRKVEQDHRDLVEKIEYLEGVLADESKVYGIIREELLEIKAAYADERRTAITAQEGAEFEVEDLIAEEEMVISISHEGYLKSVPIGSFRKQGRGGVGVAGMELKEGDYIEHLFITTTHHYMLFFTNRGKVYRLKVHQLPRMGRAAKGRHVANLLPLAPGERIAAVISTRDFDEAEYLLFATRRGMVKKTPFRDYNTPLKNEGIIAIKLAGGDELIAVRHASDEDEVVFVTRDGKGLRFRQGDVRPMGRATAGVKGITLKGDDALLSMDVVSDEAADLFMVTEKGFGKRTAISEFRPQGRGGQGVIAMKVNGERGKIAGVQVVRPGLHELVIVSNMGTTIRIDSDSVPRQGRAAQGVRVMNLREGDSVSALAKVVSSRGEPGEPDELALDGITEEEAERSATGSRPAPAANGGRKRG; this is translated from the coding sequence ATGCTTGACACCTTCTCGGGCAACATCCAGCCGCACTCCATAGAGGACGAGATCCGCTCGTCCTTCCTCTCCTACGCGATGAGCGTGATCGTCTCGCGGGCGCTGCCGGACGTGCGGGACGGTCTCAAGCCGGTGCACCGGCGGGTGCTCTACGCGATGCACGACCTGGGGCTGCAGCCCAACCGCCCCTACCGCAAGAGCGCCACGGTCGTCGGCGAGGTGATCGGTAAGTACCACCCGCACGGGGACGCGGCGGTCTACGACACGCTGGTGCGTCTGGCCCAGGACTTCTCCATGCGCCACCCCCTGGTGGACGGCCAGGGGAACTTCGGGAGCGTGGACGGCGACCCGGCGGCGGCCATGCGCTACACCGAGGCGCGCCTCACCAGGATCGCCACCGAGATGCTGCGGGACATAAACGCCGACACGGTCAACTTCGTCCCCAACTTCGACGAGAGCCAGCGGGAGCCGGAGGTGCTGCCCGCCCGGTTCCCGAACCTGCTCGTCAACGGGGCCGACGGGATCGCGGTCGGGATGGCGACCAAGATCCCGCCGCACAACCTGGGCGAGGTGATCGACGCCACGGTGGCGCTCATCGAGGATCCGGAGCTCGACGACGAGGGCCTGGCGCGCTACATAAAGGGCCCGGACTTCCCGACCGGTGGCATAGTGGTGGGCACCCGCGGCATACGGGAGGCCATCCGCACGGGCCGGGGCTCGGTGCGGGTGCGGGCCAAGGCACACACCGAGCAGATAAAGGGCAACCGGACCCAGATAGTCGTCACCGAGCTGCCCTACCAGGTGAACAAGGCGCAGCTCCTGCAGAAGATCGCGGAGCTTGTCAAGGACCGGAAGATCTCCGACATCGCCGACCTGCGGGACGAGTCCGACCGCGGCGGGATGCGGATCGTGATCGAGCTCAAGAGAGAGGCCGTCCCCAAGGTGGTGCTGAACAACCTGTTCAAGCACACCCAGATGCAGCAGAGCTTCGGGGTGAACCTGGTGGCGCTGGTGGACGGGGTGCCGAAGACCCTCTCCTACAAGGAGGCCCTCCGGCACTACATCGCCCACCAGTTCGAGGTCGTGACCCGCAGGACGCGCCACGAGCTGGGGCGCGCCCGCGCGCGGGCGCACATCCTGGAGGGGCTGCTCATCGCGCTCTCCAACCTGGACGAGGTGGTCGAGACCATCCGGCGCTCGCGCAACGTGGAGACCGCGCGCAGGAACCTGGTGAAGCGGTTCAGGCTCTCGGAGCGCCAGGCGCAGGCCATCCTGGACCTCAGGCTGCAGCGGCTGACCGCCCTCGAGCGGCGCAAGGTGGAGCAGGACCACCGCGACCTCGTGGAGAAGATCGAGTACCTGGAGGGCGTGCTCGCCGACGAGTCGAAGGTCTACGGGATCATCAGGGAGGAACTGCTCGAGATAAAGGCCGCCTACGCCGACGAGCGCAGGACGGCCATCACCGCCCAGGAGGGGGCGGAGTTCGAGGTGGAGGACCTCATCGCCGAGGAGGAGATGGTGATCTCCATCTCCCACGAGGGGTATCTCAAGAGCGTGCCCATAGGCTCCTTCCGCAAGCAGGGCCGGGGCGGCGTGGGGGTCGCCGGGATGGAGCTGAAGGAGGGCGACTACATCGAGCACCTCTTCATCACCACCACCCACCACTACATGCTCTTCTTCACCAACAGGGGCAAGGTCTACCGCCTGAAGGTCCACCAGCTGCCGCGGATGGGCCGGGCGGCCAAGGGCCGCCACGTCGCCAACCTGCTGCCGCTCGCCCCGGGCGAGCGGATAGCCGCCGTGATCTCCACGCGCGACTTCGACGAGGCCGAGTACCTGCTCTTCGCCACCCGGCGGGGCATGGTCAAGAAGACCCCCTTCCGCGACTACAACACCCCGCTCAAGAACGAGGGGATTATCGCCATAAAGCTCGCCGGCGGGGACGAGCTCATCGCCGTCCGCCACGCCTCTGACGAGGACGAGGTCGTCTTCGTCACCCGGGACGGCAAGGGGCTCCGCTTCCGGCAGGGCGACGTGCGCCCCATGGGCCGGGCCACCGCCGGGGTCAAGGGGATCACGCTCAAGGGCGACGACGCCCTGCTCTCCATGGACGTGGTCTCCGACGAGGCCGCCGACCTCTTCATGGTCACCGAGAAGGGCTTCGGCAAGCGCACCGCCATCTCCGAGTTCCGGCCCCAGGGGCGCGGGGGGCAGGGCGTGATCGCCATGAAGGTCAACGGCGAGCGGGGCAAGATCGCCGGCGTCCAGGTGGTCCGCCCCGGGTTGCACGAGCTCGTGATAGTCTCCAATATGGGGACCACCATCAGGATAGACAGCGACTCGGTCCCCCGGCAGGGGCGCGCCGCGCAGGGGGTGCGGGTGATGAACCTGCGCGAGGGCGACTCGGTGAGCGCCCTCGCCAAGGTGGTCTCCTCCCGCGGCGAGCCGGGGGAGCCGGACGAGCTGGCGCTCGATGGTATAACGGAGGAGGAAGCGGAACGTTCCGCGACCGGGAGCCGCCCCGCGCCGGCCGCGAACGGCGGGAGGAAGCGTGGATAA
- a CDS encoding NYN domain-containing protein encodes MPEDLAIFIDWENIYISTVSEYGAKPNVSAILEKAREYGRIVSATAYADWTDGEFRDAPPTLYSNGISPRYISARYFPGGKSQKRRTNSIDVMLAVECVDFLHNHPQVDTYVLVTGDGDFIPLVNLLRSRGKVVVVIGVSEATSYHLIESADHFISYASLLEEDRAARDRERRPKGKEIDPFRELVRAVEALKKGDKTRVLGQVKQQMIVQMGSFDERDHGFKKFKDFVVEAERRGLVKTVDEEFELHVYLPDEKIPEQLGADLASEEPQTDGRREGGAGFDLTEDLTPYELRTVCQSIAELRQPASMVEILSRLRELGERGELELSREEMVEVVEALLDAGYLNPVRERPYKGARADMTLYALDTESRQVRNILKEPAEAAAQSASR; translated from the coding sequence ATGCCTGAAGACCTGGCGATCTTTATAGACTGGGAGAACATCTACATCTCCACGGTCAGCGAGTACGGCGCAAAGCCTAACGTCTCGGCCATCCTGGAGAAGGCCCGGGAGTACGGGCGCATCGTCTCGGCGACGGCCTACGCCGACTGGACAGACGGCGAGTTCCGCGACGCCCCGCCCACGCTGTACTCCAACGGGATCTCCCCGCGCTACATCTCCGCCCGCTACTTTCCGGGCGGCAAGTCCCAGAAGCGCCGCACCAACTCCATAGACGTGATGCTGGCGGTGGAGTGCGTGGACTTCCTGCACAACCACCCGCAGGTGGACACCTACGTGCTGGTGACCGGCGACGGGGACTTTATCCCGCTGGTGAACCTGCTCAGGAGCAGGGGCAAGGTGGTGGTTGTCATCGGGGTCTCCGAGGCCACCTCCTACCACCTGATCGAGTCCGCCGACCACTTTATCTCCTACGCCTCGCTGCTCGAAGAGGACCGGGCGGCCCGCGACCGCGAGCGGCGGCCGAAGGGGAAGGAGATAGACCCGTTCCGCGAGCTGGTGCGGGCGGTCGAAGCCCTCAAGAAGGGCGACAAGACGCGCGTGCTCGGACAGGTGAAGCAGCAGATGATCGTTCAGATGGGCTCCTTCGACGAGCGGGACCACGGCTTCAAGAAGTTCAAGGACTTCGTGGTGGAGGCGGAGCGCCGCGGGCTGGTGAAGACGGTGGACGAGGAGTTCGAGCTGCACGTCTACCTGCCGGACGAGAAGATCCCGGAGCAGCTCGGGGCGGACCTGGCCTCCGAGGAGCCCCAGACGGACGGCAGAAGGGAGGGCGGAGCGGGTTTCGACCTCACGGAGGACCTCACCCCCTACGAGCTGCGCACCGTCTGCCAGAGCATCGCCGAGCTCCGCCAGCCGGCCTCCATGGTGGAGATCCTCAGCCGCCTGCGCGAGCTGGGCGAGCGCGGCGAGCTGGAGCTCTCCCGCGAGGAGATGGTGGAGGTCGTGGAGGCCCTGCTGGATGCCGGATACCTAAACCCGGTCCGCGAACGCCCCTACAAGGGGGCCAGGGCCGACATGACCCTCTACGCGCTCGACACCGAGAGCAGGCAGGTGCGCAACATCCTGAAGGAACCCGCCGAGGCCGCCGCTCAGTCGGCCAGCCGGTAG